In the genome of Candidatus Nitrosotalea sinensis, the window TTCTTTTCTGCCTCAGGAATTCCAAGTTTGTCAAATGTAGCTTTAACTTCAGATGGTACATTGTCCCAATCCTTTTCGGTTTTTTCAGAAGCTTTGGCATAATAGTAGATATTGTTAAAGTCGATCTGCCCTAGTGATCCTCCCCAATTTGGCATTGGTTTTTTCATAAAGATATCATATGAACGAAGTCTAAAATCAAGCATCCATTGTGGTTCACCTTTCATTTTACTGATTTCTTCTACAACTTCTCTTGAAAGACCCTTTTTGCTTGTATAGACATACATTTCTGTAGAGTCTTTGAAATCATATTTACTGTAATCCATGTTAAGATTTTCAGAAGTCATGTTTGACATAACCCCGTTATGTTATAAAAAAGTTACACCCTTCTTCATACTCGTATAGCGGAGTAGGCCAAGCTAAATCAGTCAAAAAATTAAAAAATCAATTAGGTTCAGCTAAGAAAAGATATTCTAAATTTTTAGAATAAGATTTAGCTCCAAACTTTTTCCTGGAATGTCCATTTCTTGTTTAGCAAAAAGTTTCCTACAGAAGCTACGGCAACTGCCAAGAACAAGGCTATCGAGTAATTCACATGTCGTAGCTCAACAAGACCATATACCATCAACAATTGGAATACTGCTCCTATTCCACTAAATCCTAAGAATAATCCATATTGGATAAGGGTTTTTTTTGGCTCAAATGTTCTATCTTCAAATGTCCAGACTTTATTCAAAATGAAATTGGTACTCATTGAGAAGACAATTCCGATCATTGTTGCATATAGATACCAAAGATTTGACAATACAGCGCCAAATAGAAATGATACAATATAGTTTACAAGAAGTCCAGAGGCTCCCACAGTATAGAAGCGTCCAGCCTTTGAGAGAAAGTGAACTGATGCACGTCTCTCATTTGTCTTGACAGATTTTCCATACCTGTACAACTTCCATACAGATTGCAGATATGCCACACTTACTGCTAGATCCAGTTTGCTTTTTCCGGTGGTGCGATCGATAAAGTTGTAAGGGATCTCTTTTACTTTGGCATCTTTTGCTTTTACGAGGATTTCAAGAAGTACTTTGTATCCTATTGCATCAAACTTTATGTTGTTTACAATGTGTTTTTTGAATGCAAAAAATCCTGACATTGGATCTTTAATTTTTATGCCAAGCCCATGTTGAGCGATTTTAGTTGCACCTTTACTGATCAGTTTTCGTTTAAACGGCCATCCTGAAACAGAACCTCCTTCAACGTATCTGGAGGCTACAACTATATCACAATCAGGATTCTGTAGTTCTTCAACCATTTTTGGTATTGTTTGTGGAGGATGTGACATGTCACTATCCATTACAACAACTGCATCACCTTTTGCATGCTCTATGCCAGTTACAATAGCAGAGCTGAGACCTCGTTTATTTTCACGGCGTACTATATGGATTGGATATTCAGGGTTTTTTGAGTTGGCATATTCTTCTACAGTTTTGCTAGTACCATCAGGAGAATTATCATCAACTACTATTACTTCTGCGTTCATATCTCGTGTAAGGGCAACACGCAAAGAATCAAGGATCTTTACGATGTTTTTTGACTCATTGTAAGTCGGAATTACTATGGAAAGAGACTTGGTTTTAGAACGTATCTCTTTCTGGATTGAATTCATTACTCTATGTCATTTGCGGATCTTACTATTATTAAAATTGCGCACTTTAACAAAAGCAACTTTTTATGGCCTCTACAGCACCTTGCACCGTGTGGACATCAGCAGTCAACGGTTTTACTCCAAATTTTTTAAGCTCATCTGCAGTAAAAGGTCCTATAGCAAGAGAAATTGTCTTCCCAAGATGACTTTGAAGCGTCTTCTCATCCATATCGGATGACATGATATCAAAAAATGCCCTTACTGATGAGGCACTGGTGAAAATTATTCCATCAACTTTGTTTTGTGAAAATAGAGTTTTGAATTCAGTCCAATAAGATAGAGCACTAGATGATTTTACATCATAGAGATAGATTTCTTTTACTTGAAGACCGATCTTTTCTAAGAGCTGTGCAAGAAATGGAGTAGATGCTCCACTTCTTGGAACAATTACTTTTTTTCCATCAGCATTGAGAAAAGTAAAAACTTCACCTACTCCCACTGAAGAAAATCTTTCAGGCATATGTGCTACTCGTATACCTTGGGATTCAAGAGCAGCTTTGGTTTTTGGACCTACTGCTATTACAGTAGTATTTGTAACAGCAAGTCGTAGTTTTTCATATTTGGAAATTTTTTTTGCAGTGTCAAACAAGAGTGTTACAGCTTTTGAGCTCATAAATACAGAATAGTCAGGGTCATCTTTTTTTATCGCATCTAAAAACTCGTCCACCATACCATTTCCTTTACTTACAAGTTCGATAGTAGGCAGCGAGATTGCTTTAGCTTTAGCTTTAGATATTAGAGTTGTAAATTCTGTAGAATCTTCCTTGGATCTAGTTATTGCTATTACTTTGCCTTGAATCAATTATCTCCATCCTATTTTATCAGCAAGTTGTACTACTTTTCCTACCACAATTATAGATGGAGGTCGTATTTTTGCATCATTGATTTTTTTCGAAATATTTACAAGAGTACCCTTGATCATTTTGTGTTCATCAGTAGTACCATTTTGAATGACAGCCACCGGAGTATTTTTGTCTAGTCCACCACTGATTAATTTTTTTGAGATAATATCAATTCTAGACAATCCCATCATTATTACAATGGTGTCAACAGATTTTGCAATTTTTTTCCACTCTACGACTCCTTTTGTTTTCTTGGCATCCTCATGACCAGTCACAAATACTACAGATGAAGCATAATCTCTATGAGTCAACGGGATTCCAGAATATTCGGCAGAGCCAATTCCAGATGTGATTCCTGGAATTATCTCATACTTTACTTTGTGTTTGCGTAAGAATTCTGCTTCTTCACCGCCCCTTCCAAAGATGAATGGATCTCCTCCCTTGAGTCGTACAACATTTTTATTTTTTTGCGCAAATTGTACCATAAGATCATTTGTGGTATCTTGATGTTTGTAGTCATCTCCAACATCTCTTCCAACA includes:
- a CDS encoding glycosyltransferase produces the protein MNSIQKEIRSKTKSLSIVIPTYNESKNIVKILDSLRVALTRDMNAEVIVVDDNSPDGTSKTVEEYANSKNPEYPIHIVRRENKRGLSSAIVTGIEHAKGDAVVVMDSDMSHPPQTIPKMVEELQNPDCDIVVASRYVEGGSVSGWPFKRKLISKGATKIAQHGLGIKIKDPMSGFFAFKKHIVNNIKFDAIGYKVLLEILVKAKDAKVKEIPYNFIDRTTGKSKLDLAVSVAYLQSVWKLYRYGKSVKTNERRASVHFLSKAGRFYTVGASGLLVNYIVSFLFGAVLSNLWYLYATMIGIVFSMSTNFILNKVWTFEDRTFEPKKTLIQYGLFLGFSGIGAVFQLLMVYGLVELRHVNYSIALFLAVAVASVGNFLLNKKWTFQEKVWS
- a CDS encoding uroporphyrinogen-III synthase, with protein sequence MIQGKVIAITRSKEDSTEFTTLISKAKAKAISLPTIELVSKGNGMVDEFLDAIKKDDPDYSVFMSSKAVTLLFDTAKKISKYEKLRLAVTNTTVIAVGPKTKAALESQGIRVAHMPERFSSVGVGEVFTFLNADGKKVIVPRSGASTPFLAQLLEKIGLQVKEIYLYDVKSSSALSYWTEFKTLFSQNKVDGIIFTSASSVRAFFDIMSSDMDEKTLQSHLGKTISLAIGPFTADELKKFGVKPLTADVHTVQGAVEAIKSCFC
- the cobA gene encoding uroporphyrinogen-III C-methyltransferase → MTGKVFIVGAGPGDPKLITLKAVEAIKSADVVLYDRLVSKKIVSMIPKKAQKMYVGRDVGDDYKHQDTTNDLMVQFAQKNKNVVRLKGGDPFIFGRGGEEAEFLRKHKVKYEIIPGITSGIGSAEYSGIPLTHRDYASSVVFVTGHEDAKKTKGVVEWKKIAKSVDTIVIMMGLSRIDIISKKLISGGLDKNTPVAVIQNGTTDEHKMIKGTLVNISKKINDAKIRPPSIIVVGKVVQLADKIGWR